In Hallerella succinigenes, the following are encoded in one genomic region:
- a CDS encoding SufD family Fe-S cluster assembly protein, translated as MQKEALERIRELGLPGRKVEDWYKFPTSNLAAYKSLEFISNKELPVEIDNASNVERLSENNLHTADFGIEKETDFSALLPLALGAKSFVKVIADGASENGILKAHDEYSHTVFRIGKGAKVSLEILENKIERELSAERIDLFVDEDAELELFSTEVGHKQELKFRTIRIHQKKGSKVHILDLNRSDALRRTSVEDYLEGEAADFGFRALNILHGTSAEHDFVRVFHHAAQCSSRQFIRNLLFDETAIHYDGGVVAGEGCSGTDSSELINTMLLSDDASVHVKPTLKIFHDDVACSHGNTVGTLEEEPLYYLQSRGIDRKHAEELLIGAFAKDLIAEHPFEPGKQRLFKVLSEVLAK; from the coding sequence ATGCAAAAAGAAGCCTTAGAAAGAATTCGGGAACTCGGTCTTCCGGGCCGCAAGGTCGAAGACTGGTACAAGTTCCCCACTTCGAATCTTGCCGCTTACAAGAGCCTCGAATTCATCTCGAACAAGGAACTCCCCGTCGAAATCGACAACGCATCCAACGTGGAGCGCCTTTCCGAAAACAACCTGCACACGGCCGACTTTGGCATCGAAAAAGAAACCGATTTCTCGGCACTGCTCCCGCTTGCCCTCGGTGCAAAGTCCTTTGTAAAAGTCATCGCTGACGGAGCTTCCGAGAACGGTATTCTCAAAGCGCACGACGAATATTCGCACACCGTTTTCCGCATCGGTAAAGGCGCCAAGGTTTCCCTCGAAATTCTCGAAAATAAAATCGAACGGGAACTTTCCGCGGAGCGCATCGACCTTTTCGTCGACGAAGATGCAGAACTCGAACTGTTCTCGACCGAAGTCGGTCACAAGCAGGAACTCAAGTTCCGCACGATCCGCATTCACCAGAAAAAAGGCTCCAAGGTTCACATTCTCGACTTGAACCGCAGCGACGCCCTGCGCCGCACAAGCGTCGAAGATTATCTCGAAGGCGAAGCCGCTGACTTCGGTTTCCGCGCACTGAACATTCTCCACGGCACCTCCGCCGAGCACGACTTCGTTCGTGTTTTCCACCATGCCGCACAGTGCTCAAGCCGTCAGTTCATTCGCAACCTTTTATTCGACGAAACCGCAATCCATTACGACGGCGGCGTTGTCGCGGGCGAAGGCTGCTCAGGAACCGATTCCTCGGAACTCATCAACACGATGCTGCTTTCCGATGATGCGAGCGTTCACGTCAAACCGACCCTCAAAATTTTTCACGATGATGTCGCCTGCTCTCACGGCAACACGGTCGGCACCTTGGAAGAAGAACCGCTTTACTACCTGCAAAGCCGCGGCATCGACCGCAAGCACGCCGAAGAGCTTCTCATCGGTGCCTTTGCAAAGGATCTGATTGCGGAACATCCCTTTGAACCGGGCAAACAACGTCTGTTCAAGGTCCTGTCCGAAGTCCTTGCTAAGTAA